Proteins from one Podarcis raffonei isolate rPodRaf1 chromosome 1, rPodRaf1.pri, whole genome shotgun sequence genomic window:
- the LOC128402653 gene encoding olfactory receptor 11L1-like: protein MALFKPKIMKVDSDVLDLVIRTANVGIFHLVSLYHQHIFVCFSPPPPVFDAGCTCNTKTMLNNTSAPEFILLGFSGFQEFQTLLFFSFLVVYLFILLGNALIILLSNMDVALHVPMYFFLSNFSFLEMCYTSVTVPWLLGGFLNGPQAVSLQACITQMYFFFSLGTTEFFLLAIMAYDRYLAICQPLQYPVLMNSCVCACLACSCWLGGFLTPFLPIAFISQLPFNGSNQINHFFCDTSPLINLSTGDTFMADTMVFLVSAVIVLVSFLLTLTSYALIVSTILDLPSASGRHKTFSTCASHLTVVTIFYSTVIFMYLCPHSGQTSELEKVVSVLYTVITPVLNPIIYTLRNKDVKKALGKVLSRVKNTCLKNTQRTALIVLS from the coding sequence ATGGCTTTGTTCAAACCAAAGATCATGAAAGTGGACTCAGATGTCCTTGATCTGGTTATTAGAACAGCAAATGTTGGGATTTTCCATTTGGTATCTCTTTATCACCAACACATCTTTgtctgtttctctccccctcctcctgtttTTGATGCTGGCTGTACATGCAACACCAAGACTATGCTGAACAACACCTCGGCCCCTGAATTCATCCTACTGGGCTTCTCTGGATTCCAGGAGTTTCAGACCCTGTTGTTCTTCAGTTTCTTGGTAGTCTACCTCTTCATTCTCCTTGGCAATGCCTTGATCATTCTCCTCTCAAATATGGATGTGGCTCTACATgtccccatgtacttcttcctgagCAATTTCTCATTCCTAGAGATGTGCTACACCTCAGTCACAGTTCCCTGGCTGCTGGGGGGCTTTCTCAATGGCCCCCAAGCCGTCTCCTTGCAGGCTTGCATCACCCAGATGTATTTCTTCTTCTCGCTTGGTACCACAGAATTTTTCCTCTTGGCTATTATGGCCTATGACAGGTACTTAGCCATCTGCCAGCCACTGCAGTATCCTGTGCTCATGAACAGCTGTGTCTGTGCTTGCCTAGCCTGCAGTTGCTGGCTGGGGGGCTTCCTGACCCCCTTCTTGCCCATAGCCTTCATCTCCCAGCTCCCCTTCAATGGCAGCAACCAGATCAACCACTTCTTCTGTGACACGAGCCCCTTAATTAACTTATCGACTGGAGACACCTTCATGGCTGACACAATGGTCTTTCTTGTCTCTGCAGTGATTGTGCTTGTGTCCTTTCTCCTGACTTTGACTTCTTATGCCCTGATTGTTTCTACCATCTTGGATCTCCCATCTGCTTCTGGAAGGCACAAGACCTTTTCCACATGTGCCAGCCATCTCACCGTGGTCACCATCTTCTACAGCACTGTCATCTTCATGTACCTCTGTCCACATTCCGGTCAGACTTCTGAACTGGAAAAAGTGGTATCTGTGCTCTATACTGTCATCACCCCAGTGCTGAATCCCATCATCTATACCCTCAGGAACAAAGATGTGAAAAAAGCCTTGGGAAAGGTCCTCAGCCGAGTAAAAAACACATGTCTGAAGAACACACAGAGAACTGCCCTTATTGTATTGTCATGA